GGTCGGAGGGCCCCGGGTCAACCAGGACGACTTCCTTGGCACCCGGGTAGCCGAGGATCCAGGTGTTGGTGCCGTCCAGCGTCAGGGCCGACGGGTTGGGGGCCAGCACACAGGACGCTCCTGGGGCCACGGTTCCGCCCGACCACGGTTCGCTGGATCCGATCTGCTTCAACGTCATCTCATCACGGCCAGATTGGCTCCTGGGAGTACGCGTCTACGATCACCCAGCGCACTTCCCCGGTCTTGGTCAACTCCGGCTTGGGCAACAGGGGTGTCGGCCTCAGCTCTCGCGCGTGGCGCAGCACCGAGGACACGTCCGCGAACTCCGTCAGTAGCTGCAGCGACCTCAAGGTCGGCGGCAGCATTGGCAGTTCACCGGCTCCAGCCTTCGTGAGCGCCGAGCCGGGGTCGATCCATGTTGAGTCATCGGATTCGGACCCACGCTCAGTCGCCTGCTGCTCTTCTGGCAGGGCAGCGACCAGGAACCGGGTGTCGAACCGGCGGCGTTCTGCCTCTGGCGTGACCCAATGCGCCCAGGGGTGCAGGTCAGTCGCGGTGATGGTCGCGCCGACCTCCGCGAGCCACCCAAGCAAGTCCTGCGATGTGTCAGGGGGCCGAACTCGGCGGGAGGAGGCAGTGGCGAGACTGACTCCCGCTTCTTCCCAGGTCTCGCGTGCCGCGGCCACCGTCATCGCCCGGAAACTCGCTGTTGGTGCGCACTCGGGGCGGAGCTTGAATGGCTCGAATTGCCGGTCTCCGATCCACGGCACGGATGGATCGGCATCGCGGTCCTCGACCCTGCCCCCTGGGAACACGTACATTCCGGCGGCGAAGGCCATGGTCCCGACCCGGCGCTGCAAGAAGACTTCGAACCCAGAGCGAGTGCCGCGCAGCAAGACCACAGTCGCGGCATCTCGCGCGGGCACTGGGATCCATTGCGCGTCTTCCGATTCGGCGATGCTGCGTGCGCGGCGTGTGAGTTCCGCGGGTATGGGTAGATCTAGAGGCTCGGGCTCGCTGCCGCCGGGCGGCTCCTTCCGCGACATCAGCCCGCCACCGAA
Above is a genomic segment from Candidatus Nanopelagicales bacterium containing:
- a CDS encoding NUDIX hydrolase, which translates into the protein MSRKEPPGGSEPEPLDLPIPAELTRRARSIAESEDAQWIPVPARDAATVVLLRGTRSGFEVFLQRRVGTMAFAAGMYVFPGGRVEDRDADPSVPWIGDRQFEPFKLRPECAPTASFRAMTVAAARETWEEAGVSLATASSRRVRPPDTSQDLLGWLAEVGATITATDLHPWAHWVTPEAERRRFDTRFLVAALPEEQQATERGSESDDSTWIDPGSALTKAGAGELPMLPPTLRSLQLLTEFADVSSVLRHARELRPTPLLPKPELTKTGEVRWVIVDAYSQEPIWP